A genome region from Alteripontixanthobacter maritimus includes the following:
- a CDS encoding homoserine dehydrogenase encodes MTDAGQLHDKPLRVAIAGLGTVGTGVIRLLRENAALIEARAGVPIAITAVSARDRSRDRGVDISHIAWEDDMTAMAARDDVDVVVELVGGSDGPALVLARQALGRGKSFVTANKAMVAMHGMELAEAAEAGNAALKFEAAVAGGIPVVKGLREGAAANRIERIYGILNGTCNYILSAMESTGADFAETLQEAQALGYAEADPAFDIDGVDAAHKLAILAAIGFGSRIDFSAVACTGIAAVRAADIAQADVLGYVIRLIGMADMLDGEPGAVGEAKLLQRVRPCLVHKRHPLAHVTGPTNAVVAEGNFSGRLLFQGAGAGDGPTASAVVADLIDLARGDTYSPFSVPTRAMEAVPAADPGGRMGRTYLRFTVTDRPGVLAEIAAAMRDAGVSIESLNQPALSENAGGEALVALVTHEGEERSVTRALELLEGSDSLTGPPLVMPILKDRG; translated from the coding sequence ATGACCGATGCCGGCCAATTGCATGACAAACCCTTGCGAGTCGCGATCGCAGGATTGGGCACGGTCGGCACCGGCGTGATCCGGCTATTGCGGGAAAATGCCGCCTTGATCGAGGCGCGGGCGGGCGTGCCGATCGCCATCACCGCTGTCAGCGCGCGCGACCGCAGCCGCGATCGCGGGGTCGATATCTCGCATATCGCGTGGGAAGACGACATGACCGCGATGGCCGCGCGCGACGATGTCGATGTGGTGGTGGAACTGGTCGGCGGATCGGATGGACCGGCGCTGGTGCTGGCCCGCCAGGCGCTTGGCCGCGGCAAGTCCTTTGTCACCGCGAACAAGGCGATGGTGGCGATGCACGGCATGGAACTGGCCGAAGCAGCCGAGGCCGGAAACGCCGCTCTTAAATTCGAAGCGGCGGTGGCAGGTGGCATTCCGGTGGTGAAGGGCCTGCGCGAAGGGGCCGCAGCCAACCGCATCGAACGCATTTACGGCATCCTCAACGGCACCTGCAATTACATCCTCTCCGCCATGGAAAGCACTGGCGCGGATTTTGCCGAAACGCTGCAGGAGGCCCAGGCGCTGGGGTATGCCGAGGCTGACCCGGCGTTCGACATCGATGGGGTGGACGCTGCGCACAAGCTCGCCATCCTGGCAGCGATCGGGTTCGGCAGCCGCATCGATTTCAGCGCCGTCGCCTGCACCGGGATCGCCGCTGTACGCGCCGCCGATATCGCGCAGGCCGACGTGCTGGGTTATGTGATTCGGCTGATCGGAATGGCCGATATGCTTGACGGGGAGCCGGGGGCGGTTGGGGAAGCCAAACTGCTCCAGCGGGTGCGCCCGTGCCTGGTGCACAAGCGGCATCCGCTGGCCCACGTTACGGGACCGACCAATGCTGTGGTGGCAGAAGGAAATTTCTCCGGGCGGTTGCTGTTCCAGGGTGCAGGCGCGGGCGATGGTCCTACTGCAAGTGCGGTAGTGGCCGACCTCATCGACCTTGCGCGGGGCGATACCTACTCGCCCTTTTCCGTGCCCACGCGGGCGATGGAAGCGGTGCCGGCTGCAGATCCCGGTGGGCGTATGGGACGAACTTATCTGCGCTTCACTGTGACAGACCGCCCCGGCGTGTTGGCGGAGATCGCCGCTGCCATGCGCGATGCAGGCGTTTCCATCGAAAGCCTCAACCAGCCTGCCCTGTCGGAAAATGCCGGCGGCGAAGCATTGGTAGCGCTCGTCACCCATGAAGGCGAAGAGCGTAGCGTCACGCGCGCGCTGGAATTGCTGGAAGGTTCGGACAGCCTGACCGGCCCCCCGCTGGTCATGCCGATTCTGAAAGATCGGGGATAG
- a CDS encoding acyl-CoA thioesterase encodes MSDAPNNHTASPFTTEFAVRYAELDPQNVVFNSRYLEYSDVVISEYWRALGLSGPDAPDLQFHIRHAGVDFLAPLRGGDVVRGTAQIARLGNSSLTIRVTLREARDDAAAAPRATIDLTMVHVDLASGRPTPVPDHARKAFGNELARQQDISA; translated from the coding sequence ATGTCCGACGCCCCGAACAACCATACCGCCAGCCCGTTCACCACCGAGTTTGCAGTCCGCTATGCCGAACTGGACCCGCAGAATGTAGTCTTCAATTCGCGTTATCTGGAATATTCCGATGTCGTGATCAGCGAATACTGGCGCGCGTTGGGGCTTTCGGGGCCGGATGCGCCCGACCTTCAATTCCATATTCGCCATGCCGGAGTGGACTTTCTTGCGCCGCTGCGTGGCGGCGACGTGGTGCGCGGAACGGCGCAAATCGCGAGGCTGGGCAATAGCAGCCTGACGATTCGGGTGACCTTGCGCGAAGCCCGCGACGATGCCGCTGCCGCACCGCGTGCCACAATCGATCTCACCATGGTCCATGTCGATCTGGCCAGCGGACGTCCCACCCCGGTTCCGGACCATGCGCGCAAGGCATTTGGAAATGAACTGGCCCGACAACAGGATATCTCCGCATGA
- a CDS encoding energy transducer TonB → MQADYPSRALRAEEQGVVSMSITVGTNGRVSGCNVTGSSGSSELDRAACRGMERYARYKPALNAAGNPIAATISQSIRYVLPD, encoded by the coding sequence ATCCAGGCCGATTATCCTTCGCGTGCGTTGCGCGCCGAAGAACAGGGCGTGGTCAGTATGTCGATTACGGTAGGCACAAACGGCCGCGTGTCGGGATGCAATGTGACTGGCAGTTCGGGATCGAGCGAACTCGACAGGGCCGCCTGCCGCGGGATGGAACGTTATGCACGGTACAAGCCGGCGTTGAATGCTGCAGGCAACCCAATCGCAGCGACCATTTCGCAGTCCATTCGTTACGTTCTACCTGATTAA
- a CDS encoding MotA/TolQ/ExbB proton channel family protein, translating to MTIDLLAAAAEAPKNQFGFWEAMEQGGPIAWAIFGVLVIMSVGSFYILFTKLFEQQKVLNQYKDVRSSFWKTNSLKDGATKLEKNSAWRQLVDDSIAAQDDYTKMTDKMEAHDYIHGTMARSEAAINAKLASGLSFLASVGATAPFIGLLGTVIGIYRALINIGLAGSASIDKVAGPVGEALIMTAIGLLVAVPAVLAYNWLQSRNRKIASMLTGFSTALLANINSGGNVKPQVMTATSTKTAGQAAAKPAATKPATAPARPASTTTTTTTVPPKR from the coding sequence ATGACAATCGACCTTCTTGCCGCTGCCGCGGAAGCCCCGAAGAACCAGTTCGGTTTCTGGGAAGCCATGGAACAGGGCGGTCCGATCGCCTGGGCCATCTTTGGTGTTCTGGTTATCATGTCCGTAGGTTCGTTCTACATCCTGTTCACCAAGCTGTTCGAACAGCAAAAAGTGCTCAACCAGTACAAGGACGTACGCTCCTCTTTCTGGAAGACCAACTCGCTGAAGGATGGCGCTACCAAGCTGGAAAAGAACAGCGCATGGCGTCAGCTCGTCGACGACAGCATCGCGGCGCAGGATGATTACACCAAGATGACCGACAAGATGGAAGCGCATGACTACATCCACGGCACGATGGCCCGCTCGGAAGCAGCCATCAATGCCAAGCTGGCAAGCGGTCTTTCGTTCCTCGCATCGGTTGGCGCGACGGCACCGTTCATCGGCCTGCTGGGTACGGTGATCGGTATCTACCGCGCGCTGATCAACATCGGCCTCGCCGGGTCGGCTTCGATCGACAAGGTTGCGGGTCCGGTCGGCGAAGCGTTGATCATGACCGCCATCGGTCTGCTGGTCGCTGTGCCTGCAGTGCTCGCGTATAACTGGCTGCAGAGCCGCAATCGCAAGATTGCTTCGATGCTGACCGGTTTCTCGACTGCGCTTCTGGCCAACATTAACTCCGGCGGCAATGTGAAGCCGCAGGTTATGACCGCCACGTCGACCAAGACGGCCGGCCAGGCGGCTGCCAAGCCCGCCGCTACAAAGCCAGCGACCGCTCCGGCCCGTCCGGCTTCGACCACAACGACAACGACTACGGTTCCGCCGAAGCGTTAA
- a CDS encoding ExbD/TolR family protein: MAVSLAGGGETPMSDINTTPLVDVMLVLLIIFLIAVPVAIQTIEKLEIPVFESVESKDKVENLLLTVSTTDEAGRSAGEPGFTGAARQGECRVYFNNTTPVTSTELYDRSFERLDTIVERAGGPEAILEDPDQIPQVHIRGDVNAPWRCVAGAIYNVQAAGYPTVGFISNPVDPNG, encoded by the coding sequence ATGGCAGTATCCTTGGCAGGTGGCGGCGAGACGCCAATGTCGGACATCAACACCACGCCGCTGGTGGACGTGATGCTTGTGCTCCTGATCATCTTCCTCATCGCGGTTCCAGTTGCGATCCAGACCATCGAAAAGCTAGAAATTCCGGTGTTCGAATCGGTCGAATCCAAGGACAAGGTTGAAAACCTGTTGCTGACTGTCTCGACCACGGACGAAGCCGGTCGCAGCGCAGGGGAACCTGGGTTCACAGGTGCCGCACGGCAAGGTGAATGCCGGGTCTATTTCAACAACACGACCCCGGTGACGTCGACCGAACTGTACGACCGTTCCTTCGAGCGGCTGGACACGATCGTAGAACGCGCAGGCGGTCCGGAAGCCATACTGGAAGATCCCGACCAGATTCCGCAGGTTCATATTCGCGGTGACGTAAATGCGCCGTGGCGCTGCGTCGCAGGTGCGATCTACAACGTTCAGGCCGCTGGATATCCGACGGTCGGGTTCATTTCCAATCCAGTCGATCCGAACGGCTAA